The following coding sequences are from one Capsicum annuum cultivar UCD-10X-F1 chromosome 3, UCD10Xv1.1, whole genome shotgun sequence window:
- the LOC107852600 gene encoding U6 snRNA phosphodiesterase 1-like isoform X1, whose protein sequence is MRSILEVWTRLSDESVTVLDRGRAKQYGVSEEVRYLIDFNKWEIFVNDDSTRSFMSLEVVAGGLAQIRMQIQAVNEVYKLHNLPEFYKDPRPHVSLAWTLGDIRDTLKRMVEEEMKKYKAGLSSQQKCIFTSKFNGILCKIGNKMHEICKFQEE, encoded by the exons ATGAGAAGTATTTTGGAAGTGTGGACGCGACTATCTGATGAGTCAGTGACCGTACTTGATCGAGGGAGAGCAAAACAATACGGTGTCTCAGAGGAGGTGAG GTATTTGATAGATTTTAACAAATGGGAGATATTTGTTAATGATGATTCAACTCGCTCATTCATGTCGTTGGAAGTTGTAGCAGGAGGCTTAGCTCAG ATAAGAATGCAAATCCAAGCTGTTAATGAAGTCTACAAACTTCACAACCTTCCGGAATTTTACAAG GATCCACGTCCTCACGTCTCATTAGCTTGGACATTGGGGGACATCAGGGACACCCTGAAAAGAATGGTGGAAGAAGAGATGAAGAAATACAAAGCGGGTTTGAGTTCCCAACAGAAATGTATTTTCACAAGCAAATTCAATGGCATTTTGTGCAAAATAGGCAACAAGATGCATGAAATCTGCAAGTTTCAAGAAGAATAG
- the LOC107852599 gene encoding transcription factor MYB15, which translates to MLRVPQQQQQKGTTIKKGAWSPEEDQKLRTYIMRYGIWNWRQMPKFAGLSRTGKSCRLRWMNYLHPDVKRGPFTMEEVETVIKTYQKLRSRWSAIATKLPGRTDTEVKNFFHTHLKKHLGLKNYDAQLKTRKGHKQTQENEKENSTQGRLVLETINSSSSLSPDVCSPCSSTITCKENQMTDQFTNFSLLVDQQVSEGENTNIQPCFIPGGSTFSTFDQFDMNSFWFDVLGNF; encoded by the exons ATGCTAAGAGTaccacaacaacaacagcagAAAGGTACTACAATAAAGAAGGGGGCATGGTCTCCAGAGGAAGACCAAAAACTGAGAACTTATATCATGAGATATGGCATCTGGAATTGGAGACAGATGCCCAAATTTGCAG GGCTTTCACGTACGGGGAAAAGTTGCAGACTTAGATGGATGAACTATCTCCACCCTGATGTTAAGAGAGGACCTTTTACCATGGAAGAAGTCGAAACAGTGATCAAAACATATCAGAAACTTCGAAGCAG ATGGTCAGCCATAGCAACAAAATTGCCAGGAAGAACAGACACCGAAGTTAAAAACTTCTTCCACACACACTTAAAGAAGCATCTTGGACTGAAAAATTATGATGCCCAACTGAAGACTAGGAAAGGCCACAAACAAACCCAAGAAAATGAGAAGGAAAATAGTACTCAAGGAAGACTTGTGCTTGAAACGATCAACAGCAGCAGTTCATTATCACCAGATGTTTGTTCACCCTGCAGCAGCACTATTACATGTAAAGAAAACCAAATGACGGATCAGTTCACGAATTTCTCACTTCTTGTCGATCAACAAGTTTCCGAAGGGGAAAACACAAATATTCAGCCATGTTTCATTCCCGGTGGTTCTACCTTTAGCACCTTCGATCAATTCGATATGAACTCATTCTGGTTTGATGTACTTGGAAATTTCTGA
- the LOC107852600 gene encoding U6 snRNA phosphodiesterase 1-like isoform X2 encodes MRSILEVWTRLSDESVTVLDRGRAKQYGVSEEVRYLIDFNKWEIFVNDDSTRSFMSLEVVAGGLAQDPRPHVSLAWTLGDIRDTLKRMVEEEMKKYKAGLSSQQKCIFTSKFNGILCKIGNKMHEICKFQEE; translated from the exons ATGAGAAGTATTTTGGAAGTGTGGACGCGACTATCTGATGAGTCAGTGACCGTACTTGATCGAGGGAGAGCAAAACAATACGGTGTCTCAGAGGAGGTGAG GTATTTGATAGATTTTAACAAATGGGAGATATTTGTTAATGATGATTCAACTCGCTCATTCATGTCGTTGGAAGTTGTAGCAGGAGGCTTAGCTCAG GATCCACGTCCTCACGTCTCATTAGCTTGGACATTGGGGGACATCAGGGACACCCTGAAAAGAATGGTGGAAGAAGAGATGAAGAAATACAAAGCGGGTTTGAGTTCCCAACAGAAATGTATTTTCACAAGCAAATTCAATGGCATTTTGTGCAAAATAGGCAACAAGATGCATGAAATCTGCAAGTTTCAAGAAGAATAG